One part of the Glycine soja cultivar W05 chromosome 11, ASM419377v2, whole genome shotgun sequence genome encodes these proteins:
- the LOC114377254 gene encoding uncharacterized protein LOC114377254, whose translation MYLKKPLWSETGKDDGGSAKTEEEDHGDGAVSEVVKSLQQQRVYREVTLALRTGLRDARAEFSFLRVRALRSILKFLRSVAESGSTIDLFNQTQSIPQLQVVPVLFHHSLKESGDDDYNEKKIKVGDLSHILFGVEPMKLTSPSTDAEVALALRVLEGCCLLHPQSTALAHQHNAIQVLMNILSTRGVLEQGACLDALISLMVDSSSNQMDFEKCSGIMEVADLLRDKQLDENLRLKCGEFLLLLIGHVNGRDAPPLATIHEDTRRLLGEKSASLIWAASQFGSTLDPEQRLTALQIQARRVLESLDLY comes from the exons ATGTACCTGAAGAAACCGCTATGGAGTGAAACAGGGAAAGACGATGGTGGAAGTGCAAAGACAGAAGAAGAGGATCATGGTGATGGTGCAGTGAGTGAGGTCGTGAAGTCACTGCAGCAACAGAGAGTGTATAGAGAAGTCACTCTTGCACTCAGAACTGGCCTCAGAGACGCGCGTGCCGAGTTCTCCTTTCTCCGTGTTCGCGCTCTCCGTTCCATTCTCAAGTTCCTGCGTTCCGTTGCGGAGTCCGGTTCAACCATCGACCTCTTTAACCAAACCCAATCCATTCCCCAACTCCAAG TGGTTCCGGTCTTGTTTCATCACTCGCTCAAAGAAAGTGGGGATGATGATTACAATGAGAAGAAGATCAAGGTAGGGGATTTGAGTCATATATTATTTGGTGTTGAACCGATGAAGTTGACGAGTCCATCCACTGATGCTGAAGTTGCGCTCGCTCTTAGAGTCTTGGAAGGGTGTTGTTTGCTTCACCCTCAGAGTACGGCTCTCGCCCATCAACACAACGCTATTCAG GttttaatgaatatattatcCACTCGTGGAGTGCTTGAGCAAGGTGCATGCTTAGATGCTCTAATCTCATTGATGGTGGATTCATCATCCAATCAAATG GATTTCGAGAAATGTAGTGGTATCATGGAAGTTGCTGACCTTCTAAGAGACAAACAACTGGATGAAAATCTCAG GTTAAAATGTGGAGAGTTTTTGCTGCTGCTCATTGGACATGTCAATGGAAGAGATGCACCTCCTTTGGCAACTATACATGAAGATACAAGGCGTCTTCTAGGGGAGAAATCAGCCTCTTTGATATGGGCTGCTAGTCAGTTCGGCTCAACACTAGATCCAGAGCAGAGACTAACAGCTCTTCAGATCCAGGCTCGCAGGGTCCTTGAATCATTGGACTTGTACTAA
- the LOC114377463 gene encoding uncharacterized protein LOC114377463 isoform X1 — translation MSLSLLRIYSSPHLLSSSLFFPTPPLSSFLPKLPNAPRTPHIVLCHRRDASSASKQRVPEDTEYEQPMRTSYDDDEEEEEEFLGSLVLPERWDVLGLGQAMVDFSGMVDDNFLKNLGLEKGTRKVVNHEERGRVLQAMDGCSYKAAAGGSLSNTLVALARLASRSQKVPAINVAMTGSVGSDLLGGFYREKLRRANVQFLSAPMKDGTTGTVIVLTTPDAQRTMLAYQGTSSTVNYDASLASAVSKTNILVVEGYLFELPDTIKAITKACEKARTNGALVAITASDVSCIERHFDDFWEIIGNCVDLVFANGDEARALCNFEAKESAASAARYLSHFVPLASVTDGPTGSYIGVKGEAVYIPPSPCVPVDTCGAGDAYASGILYGLLRGISDLRSIGSLAAKVAATVVGQQGTRLRISDAVKLAESFEFQLDSSSSVGTDHNISSV, via the exons ATGTCTCTGTCTCTTCTTCGTATCTACTCTTCCCCCCACCTTCTTTCCTCCTCTCTCTTCTTTCCAACCCCACCTCTCTCTTCTTTCCTTCCCAAATTACCAAATGCCCCCCGCACTCCCCACATTGTTTTATGCCACCGTAGGGACGCCTCCTCAGCTTCGAAGCAGCGAGTCCCAGAAGATACAGAATACGAACAACCCATGAGGACCAGTTACGACGacgacgaagaagaagaagaggaatttCTTGGCTCCTTAGTTTTGCCTGAAAGATGGGATGTACTGGGTCTCGGTCAAGCCATG GTAGATTTCTCTGGCATGGTTGATGATAATTTCCTCAAGAATTTGGGATTAGAGAAGGGAACACGGAAAGTAGTAAATCATGAGGAAAGAGGTAGAGTTTTGCAGGCTATGGATGGGTGCAGCTATAAAGCTGCAGCTGGAGGATCTCTTTCTAATACCTTAGTGGCCCTCGCAAGGCTTGCTAGTCGCTCCCAAAAAGTTCCCGCTATAAATGTCGCAATGACCGGTAGTGTAGGGAGTGATCTATTGGGGGGCTTCTACAG ggAGAAATTACGCCGAGCAAATGTGCAATTTCTTTCTGCACCAATGAAGGATGGGACAACTGGAACAGTTATAGTCCTCACAACTCCAGATGCCCAGCGCACAATGCTTGCATATCAG GGCACATCTTCAACTGTTAACTATGATGCATCCTTGGCTAGTGCAGTTTCCAAGACCAACATACTTGTTGTCGAAGGATATCTATTTGAACTTCCTGATACGATTAAAGCAATAACCAAAGCATGTGAGAAAGCACGGACAAATGGTGCCTTGGTTGCAATAACAGCTTCAGATGTCTCCTGCATTGAGAGACACTTTGATGATTTCTG GGAAATTATTGGGAATTGTGTGGATTTAGTCTTTGCAAATGGTGATGAGGCCAGAGCTCTTTGTAATTTTGAAGCAAAGGAAAGTGCTGCTTCAGCTGCAAGGTATCTGAGCCACTTTGTTCCTCTAGCATCCGTTACAGATGGTCCTACAGGCTCTTACATAGGTGTAAAAGGAGAAGCTGTATATATCCCTCCTTCTCCATGTGTTCCAGTTGATACTTGTGGTGCTGGGGATGCATATGCATCTGGCATACTCTATGGTCTTTTAAGAGGCATATCAGATTTGAGAAGCATAGGCTCATTAGCCGCTAAGGTTGCTGCCACTGTTGTTGGACAACAGGGAACTCGGCTTAGAATTTCAGATGCAGTCAAATTGGCTGaatcttttgaatttcaacTTGATTCCTCCTCCTCTGTTGGCACTGATCATAATATTTCCAGCGTCTAA
- the LOC114377463 gene encoding uncharacterized protein LOC114377463 isoform X2 encodes MGCTGSRSSHDFSGMVDDNFLKNLGLEKGTRKVVNHEERGRVLQAMDGCSYKAAAGGSLSNTLVALARLASRSQKVPAINVAMTGSVGSDLLGGFYREKLRRANVQFLSAPMKDGTTGTVIVLTTPDAQRTMLAYQGTSSTVNYDASLASAVSKTNILVVEGYLFELPDTIKAITKACEKARTNGALVAITASDVSCIERHFDDFWEIIGNCVDLVFANGDEARALCNFEAKESAASAARYLSHFVPLASVTDGPTGSYIGVKGEAVYIPPSPCVPVDTCGAGDAYASGILYGLLRGISDLRSIGSLAAKVAATVVGQQGTRLRISDAVKLAESFEFQLDSSSSVGTDHNISSV; translated from the exons ATGGGATGTACTGGGTCTCGGTCAAGCCATG ATTTCTCTGGCATGGTTGATGATAATTTCCTCAAGAATTTGGGATTAGAGAAGGGAACACGGAAAGTAGTAAATCATGAGGAAAGAGGTAGAGTTTTGCAGGCTATGGATGGGTGCAGCTATAAAGCTGCAGCTGGAGGATCTCTTTCTAATACCTTAGTGGCCCTCGCAAGGCTTGCTAGTCGCTCCCAAAAAGTTCCCGCTATAAATGTCGCAATGACCGGTAGTGTAGGGAGTGATCTATTGGGGGGCTTCTACAG ggAGAAATTACGCCGAGCAAATGTGCAATTTCTTTCTGCACCAATGAAGGATGGGACAACTGGAACAGTTATAGTCCTCACAACTCCAGATGCCCAGCGCACAATGCTTGCATATCAG GGCACATCTTCAACTGTTAACTATGATGCATCCTTGGCTAGTGCAGTTTCCAAGACCAACATACTTGTTGTCGAAGGATATCTATTTGAACTTCCTGATACGATTAAAGCAATAACCAAAGCATGTGAGAAAGCACGGACAAATGGTGCCTTGGTTGCAATAACAGCTTCAGATGTCTCCTGCATTGAGAGACACTTTGATGATTTCTG GGAAATTATTGGGAATTGTGTGGATTTAGTCTTTGCAAATGGTGATGAGGCCAGAGCTCTTTGTAATTTTGAAGCAAAGGAAAGTGCTGCTTCAGCTGCAAGGTATCTGAGCCACTTTGTTCCTCTAGCATCCGTTACAGATGGTCCTACAGGCTCTTACATAGGTGTAAAAGGAGAAGCTGTATATATCCCTCCTTCTCCATGTGTTCCAGTTGATACTTGTGGTGCTGGGGATGCATATGCATCTGGCATACTCTATGGTCTTTTAAGAGGCATATCAGATTTGAGAAGCATAGGCTCATTAGCCGCTAAGGTTGCTGCCACTGTTGTTGGACAACAGGGAACTCGGCTTAGAATTTCAGATGCAGTCAAATTGGCTGaatcttttgaatttcaacTTGATTCCTCCTCCTCTGTTGGCACTGATCATAATATTTCCAGCGTCTAA
- the LOC114377675 gene encoding zinc finger CCCH domain-containing protein 16-like isoform X1: MRDICRNFQRGSCQYGERCRYLHVQQQRKPNVNGFGGQSSSYQQQNTNPFGFGSGSQQQQQQKGNPFGFGKQNSSQLNGGPHSEHKPNQYKPFENKWNRQSSKPQQNGVKSENNSKQTDHICTDPENCKRQIAVDFEQEKPLWILTCYSHCKGAPCDIVGDISYEELRASAYEDAKRGMNLQSIVEKERNILNSKLVEFQKLLSEPYQIPISSSLGSPTPQSIVANANANPFSTSQSNGPLSVSSFSQLSTPLNMGFERPSAPLTNTLTKPGFFGSGGNSLASNNAANLNSSAVFGVQSGPYSTPVDLNMFPGSTQQTLTAFNNSDPTTMFQTTPDVQLSNMSQVEKVSVDPSIWLKEKWNPGEIPEEAPPDTFVR, from the exons ATGAGAGATATTTGTAGGAACTTCCAGCGAGGCAG CTGTCAATATGGAGAAAGGTGTAGATATTTACATGTTCAGCAACAGCGAAAACCTAATGTTAATGGGTTTGGAGGTCAGAGCAGTTCTTATCAACAGCAAAATACAAATCCCTTTGGATTTGGCTCTGGCTcacaacaacagcagcagcagAAGGGTAATCCTTTTGGTTTTGGCAAGCAGAACAGCTCCCAGTTAAATGGTGGGCCTCATTCTGAGCATAAACCCAACCAATACAAG CCTTTTGAAAACAAATGGAATCGACAGTCATCCAAACCCCAGCAGAACGGTGTGAAATCTGAAAACAACTCCAAACAAACAGATCATAT ATGCACAGATCCTGAGAACTGTAAGCGCCAGATTGCAGTAGATTTTGAGCAAGAGAAACCTCTTTGGATACTTACATGCTACAGTCATTGCAAAGG TGCTCCTTGTGACATTGTTGGTGATATTAGCTATGAAGAATTGCGGGCATCAGCTTATGAGGATGCTAAGCGTGGGATGAACTTGCAATCAATA gttgagaaagagagaaatataCTAAATTCCAAGTTGGTTGAGTTTCAGAAACTACTTTCTGAACCTTACCAAATACCAATAAGTTCTTCTCTTGGCAGTCCAACACCCCAATCTATTGTAGCCAATGCCAATGCAAATCCGTTTTCAACATCTCAAAGTAATGGTCCTTTGTCAGTCTCAAGCTTTAGCCAACTGAGTACTCCATTGAACATGGGTTTTGAAAG GCCATCTGCACCACTAACAAACACTCTGACGAAGCCTGGTTTCTTTGGAAGTGGAG GAAACTCTTTGGCATCCAACAACGCAGCAAATCTAAACAGCAGTGCTGTCTTTGGTGTTCAAAGCGGCCCATATTCTACACCAGTGGATTTGAACATGTTTCCAGGTTCAACTCAGCAAACATTGACTGCCTTCAATAACTCTGATCCCACTACAATGTTTCAAACAACACCAGATGTCCAGTTGTC AAATATGTCCCAAGTGGAGAAAGTGTCAGTAGATCCAAGTATTTGGTTAAAAGAGAAATGGAATCCGGGAGAG ATTCCAGAAGAAGCTCCTCCTGATACATTTGTACGGTAG
- the LOC114377675 gene encoding zinc finger CCCH domain-containing protein 46-like isoform X2 codes for MRDICRNFQRGSCQYGERCRYLHVQQQRKPNVNGFGGQSSSYQQQNTNPFGFGSGSQQQQQQKGNPFGFGKQNSSQLNGGPHSEHKPNQYKPFENKWNRQSSKPQQNGVKSENNSKQTDHICTDPENCKRQIAVDFEQEKPLWILTCYSHCKGAPCDIVGDISYEELRASAYEDAKRGMNLQSIVEKERNILNSKLVEFQKLLSEPYQIPISSSLGSPTPQSIVANANANPFSTSQSNGPLSVSSFSQLSTPLNMGFERPSAPLTNTLTKPGFFGSGGNSLASNNAANLNSSAVFGVQSGPYSTPVDLNMFPGSTQQTLTAFNNSDPTTMFQTTPDVQLSSKKQKGRNDECSKHSIGSGGHFQLTGQLIRAQESF; via the exons ATGAGAGATATTTGTAGGAACTTCCAGCGAGGCAG CTGTCAATATGGAGAAAGGTGTAGATATTTACATGTTCAGCAACAGCGAAAACCTAATGTTAATGGGTTTGGAGGTCAGAGCAGTTCTTATCAACAGCAAAATACAAATCCCTTTGGATTTGGCTCTGGCTcacaacaacagcagcagcagAAGGGTAATCCTTTTGGTTTTGGCAAGCAGAACAGCTCCCAGTTAAATGGTGGGCCTCATTCTGAGCATAAACCCAACCAATACAAG CCTTTTGAAAACAAATGGAATCGACAGTCATCCAAACCCCAGCAGAACGGTGTGAAATCTGAAAACAACTCCAAACAAACAGATCATAT ATGCACAGATCCTGAGAACTGTAAGCGCCAGATTGCAGTAGATTTTGAGCAAGAGAAACCTCTTTGGATACTTACATGCTACAGTCATTGCAAAGG TGCTCCTTGTGACATTGTTGGTGATATTAGCTATGAAGAATTGCGGGCATCAGCTTATGAGGATGCTAAGCGTGGGATGAACTTGCAATCAATA gttgagaaagagagaaatataCTAAATTCCAAGTTGGTTGAGTTTCAGAAACTACTTTCTGAACCTTACCAAATACCAATAAGTTCTTCTCTTGGCAGTCCAACACCCCAATCTATTGTAGCCAATGCCAATGCAAATCCGTTTTCAACATCTCAAAGTAATGGTCCTTTGTCAGTCTCAAGCTTTAGCCAACTGAGTACTCCATTGAACATGGGTTTTGAAAG GCCATCTGCACCACTAACAAACACTCTGACGAAGCCTGGTTTCTTTGGAAGTGGAG GAAACTCTTTGGCATCCAACAACGCAGCAAATCTAAACAGCAGTGCTGTCTTTGGTGTTCAAAGCGGCCCATATTCTACACCAGTGGATTTGAACATGTTTCCAGGTTCAACTCAGCAAACATTGACTGCCTTCAATAACTCTGATCCCACTACAATGTTTCAAACAACACCAGATGTCCAGTTGTC GAGTAAGAAACAAAAGGGAAGAAATGATGAATGCAGCAAGCACTCAATTGGCTCAGGAGGTCACTTCCAACTCACTGGGCAATTAATTAGAGCTCAAGAATCATTCTAA
- the LOC114377236 gene encoding uncharacterized protein LOC114377236 yields MVGGFNGEGVVREKEEEEENNKWPSWLQPLLKTRFFVQCKVHADSHKSECNMYCLDCVNGALCSACLSSHKEHRIIQIRRSSYHDVIRVSEIQKFLDITGVQTYIINSAKIVFLNERPQPRPGKGVTNTCQVCERSLLDSFNFCSLGCKIVGTSKKFRNKKMLGEADGEESVNGIRNNASARKKIHSFTPSTPPPTVVNYRTAKRRKGIPHRAPMGGGLIIEY; encoded by the exons ATG GTGGGAGGTTTCAATGGAGAAGGTGTTGTgagagaaaaagaggaagaagaagaaaacaacaagTGGCCTTCATGGCTGCAGCCACTTCTCAAGACACGTTTCTTTGTTCAATGCAAAGTCCACGCGGATTCCCACAAGAGTGAATGCAATATGTATTGCTTGGACTGTGTGAATGGAGCCCTTTGCTCTGCATGTCTCTCTTCCCACAAAGAACACAGAATAATTCAG ataaggAGGTCTTCGTACCATGATGTGATAAGGGTGTCTGAGATACAGAAATTTCTGGACATAACAGGTGTCCAAACTTACATTATTAACAGTGCCAAGATTGTGTTCTTAAATGAAAGGCCCCAACCTAGGCCTGGAAAAGGGGTCACCAATACCTGCCAAGTCTGTGAGCGCAGCCTCCTTGATTCCTTCAACTTCTGCTCTCTTGGTTGTAAG ATTGTTGGAACCTCCAAAAAGTTCCGAAATAAGAAAATGTTAGGTGAGGCAGATGGTGAAGAATCAGTTAACGGTATAAGAAATAATGCAAGTGCCAGAAAGAAAATCCACAGCTTTACACCCTCAACACCACCACCAACAGTGGTTAATTACAGAACTGCCAAGAGAAGAAAAGGAATTCCACATAGAGCTCCAATGGGTGGAGGGCTTATTATAGAATACTAA